A window from Pagrus major chromosome 4, Pma_NU_1.0 encodes these proteins:
- the cry5 gene encoding cryptochrome circadian regulator 5 yields MAHTCVHWFRKGLRLHDNPALMAALRDCKELYPVFILDPNLHNNTCVGINRWRFLIGALRDLDCSLRKLNSRLFVVRGKPEDVFPTLFNKWKVTKLTYEYDTEPYSVSRDKTVTALAKEHGVEVIYKVSHTLYDIDRIIEENNGKAPLTYNRMQAIVKTLGPPKKPIPAPTMENMKDVQTPCSENHEKKYGIPTLEELDQDTAALGEDKFPGGEQEALRRLDEHMQRTGWVCGFEKPQTSPNSLSPSTTVLSPYVTFGCLSARTFWWRLTDVYQGKKHSDPPVSLHGQLLWREFFYTASVGIPNFNKMEGNSVCTQVDWDTNPEYLAAWREARTGFPFIDAIMTQLRQEGWIHHLARHAVACFLTRGDLWINWEEGQRVFEELLLDGDWALNAGNWQWLSASTFFHQFFRVYSPVAFGKKTDKNGDYIKKYLPLLKKFPAQYIYEPWKAPRSVQQAAGCIVGKDYPHPIVQHEVISKTNIQRMKLAYSKRSADPAASPSKKQGVKRKAPSVVDMLKKKDKKK; encoded by the exons ATGGCTCACACATGTGTTCACTGGTTCCGCAAGGGACTCAGGCTGCATGACAACCCAGCACTGATGGCTGCTCTCAGGGACTGTAAGGAGCTCTACCCAGTCTTCATCCTGGACCCAAACCTCCACAACAACACCTGTGTGGGCATCAACCGCTGGAGGTTCCTCATCGGAGCCCTCAGAGACCTGGACTGCAGCCTCAGGAAGCTCAACTCCAG GCTCTTTGTCGTGAGAGGAAAGCCGGAGGATGTGTTCCCCACGCTGTTCAACAAGTGGAAAGTAACCAAGCTGACCTATGAGTACGACACAGAGCCCTACAGCGTGAGCCGGGACAAAACGGTGACGGCGCTGGCCAAAGAACATGGAGTGGAAGTCATCTACAAAGTCTCACACACTCTTTATGATATAGACAG GATCATTGAGGAGAACAATGGGAAGGCTCCTCTCACTTATAACCGTATGCAGGCGATAGTGAAAACTCTTGGTCCCCCTAAGAAACCGATTCCTGCCCCCACCATGGAGAACATGAAAG ATGTGCAGACCCCTTGTTCAGAAAACCACGAGAAGAAATATGGGATCCCCACGCTGGAGGAGCTCGACCAGGACACTGCAGCTCTCGGAGAGGACAAGTTCccaggaggagagcaggaggctCTGAGGAGACTAGATGAACATATGCAAAGAACG GGATGGGTGTGCGGCTTCGAGAAGCCCCAGACGTCCCCAAACTCTTTGAGCCCCAGTACAACGGTTCTCAGTCCGTATGTCACTTTCGGCTGCCTGTCTGCACGCACCTTCTGGTGGAGGCTGACGGACGTCTATCAGGGG AAGAAGCACTCAGATCCTCCGGTGTCCCTGCATGGccagctgctgtggagagagttCTTCTACACTGCTAGTGTGGGCATCCCTAACTTTAACAAGATGGAGGGCAACTCTGTATGTACCCAGGTGGACTGGGACACAAACCCTGAATATCTGGCTGCTTGGAGAGAG GCTCGGACTGGTTTCCCCTTCATTGATGCCATCATGACTCAGCTGAGGCAGGAGGGCTGGATCCACCACCTGGCCAGACACGCTGTCGCTTGTTTTCTCACCAGGGGAGACCTGTGGATCAACTGGGAAGAAGGCCAGAGG GTGTTTGAGGAGCTTTTATTGGATGGCGACTGGGCTCTGAACGCCGGAAACTGGCAGTGGCTCTCAGCGAGCACCTTCTTCCACCAGTTCTTCAGGGTCTACTCTCCTGTCGCTTTCGGCAAGAAGACAGACAAAAATGGAGACTACATCAA AAAGTACCTCCCTCTTCTGAAGAAGTTCCCGGCCCAGTATATCTATGAGCCCTGGAAAGCTCCAAGAAGTGTCCAGCAGGCAGCagggtgcattgtgggtaaagaCTACCCGCATCCTATTGTGCAGCATGAAGTGATCAGCAAGACGAACATCCAGAGGATGAAGTTGGCTTATTCCAAGAGATCAGCAGATCCTGCAGCATCACCCAGCAAAAAGCAAG gtGTAAAGCGCAAGGCACCATCTGTCGTCGACATGCTGaagaagaaagataaaaaaaagtaa